Genomic DNA from Anaerolineae bacterium:
TGCGCACGCCAATGTCCATCTGGCCCATCAGGCGGGCATCCTGCGGCACGCGGGCGTCAAAATCAACGGCAACGGTTTCCACGCCGGGCACGGCCATAACGGCTTCGGTAGATTCGGCTTCTATGCGATTTTTGAGCGGGCAGGCCGGGGTGGTTAGCATAATGGTGAAAGTCACGTTGCCGCCGTCAATTTTTATATTTTCCACCATGTTCAGGGTAACCAGGTCTTTGTGCAGTTCCGGTTCAATAACGCGGCTGAGGGCGGCCAACACTTGCTCTTTAGTTACGCTCGTCATAAGGTTTGCTCCTGAAGGTTGTTTTTAGGGAAGATGGGCCTGCTTTGAGAGTATAACCCAAAAACCGCCTCTTGTCTATTGCTCGCTGTTGGGTTTGGGCCGAACCTGATAGCAGCAAGCGCTGTCGCCGCTGGCCAGATGGCTGATGCGAACAACATTGGCCTTTAGTAAATTGGTTAAAAGGGCGTGGTCGTAATCACAAGCCGAGCCGCAGTTCTCGGCCACATGGACAATGGGGCAATTGGTCTCCCGCAGGGTATACGTGCCGTCCGCATTGAGTTTCCAGGTTGACATATATCCATCGGCTTCACGCAGTTTCACCAATTGCTCCAGCCTGACCGGCAGGCTTTGGCCGTTGACCTTTTGCCGATATTTCTCCAGCAGGTGCTCCGACCGCATGCGGAAAACGGCGTCAACGGCCTCCCGGCCGTACAAATCTTCAATGGTTTTTAACACGGTTACGGCCAACTCATCGTACCCGCGCGGAAAGTAGCTGGAGGCTGCCTCGCCCAGCCGGTAAACAAAACTGGGCCGCCCCATGCCGCGCCGCATCTCTTCATAAGTTACCAAATTATCACGTTCCAATCGGGTCAAATGGCGACGCACCGCCACCGTGCTGATATCCAGCAGCTTGGCCAATTGGTCGGCGGTTAACTCGCCGTTTTCTTTGAACAAGTGCAAAATACGCCGCCGCGTAACGGGCATTTGTTTGTATAATAGAGCCGCCCTTTCGGTTCCTATTGCCATAAATTTATCCTCAATCCAACTTTAATCATCAGAATTATAACACATCTTTCTGAACTTTGCAATATTTAATAACAAAATAGTTGACAAAGTAAAAATGGTATGCTACAATGTTGGACAATTCTTAAAGAGTAAAAAATTATAAATAAAGTATTGCGTATTTTGGTAAGAATCTATGCCAGATGCAATACGGTTTTTTAAGGAAGGGTATTCCAACCATGTCTTCATTATCTATTAAAAATCTACGGGTTAGCATTGAAGATAAACTCATTCTCCAGGACTTAAACCTTGAGGTAAAACAGGGCGAAATCCACGCCATCATGGGGCCAAACGGCTCCGGCAAAAGCACCATGGCCTATGCCCTGGCCGGCCATCCCAAATACGAGGTGGAAGGGGGCGAGGTGTGGATGGACAACGTTAACCTGTTGGAACTGGCTCCAGATGAGCGCGCCCGGATGGGCCTGTTTTTGGCCTTCCAATATCCCACGGCTATTCCCGGCATCAGCATGGCCAACTTTCTGCGCACAGCGGTCAACGCGATGAAGGGCGGCAACGGCCAGGGGATGCCCATTGCGGAGTTTCGCAAGCTGTTGGGCGAAAAAATGGACTTATTGAAAATTGATAAAAGCTTTGCCCGCCGTTATCTGAATGAAGGTTTCTCCGGCGGCGAGAAAAAGCGGGCCGAAATTTTGCAAATGGCCCTGCTGGAACCCAGATTTGTCATCCTGGATGAAACCGACTCCGGCCT
This window encodes:
- a CDS encoding transcriptional regulator: MAIGTERAALLYKQMPVTRRRILHLFKENGELTADQLAKLLDISTVAVRRHLTRLERDNLVTYEEMRRGMGRPSFVYRLGEAASSYFPRGYDELAVTVLKTIEDLYGREAVDAVFRMRSEHLLEKYRQKVNGQSLPVRLEQLVKLREADGYMSTWKLNADGTYTLRETNCPIVHVAENCGSACDYDHALLTNLLKANVVRISHLASGDSACCYQVRPKPNSEQ
- the sufC gene encoding Fe-S cluster assembly ATPase SufC, which gives rise to MSSLSIKNLRVSIEDKLILQDLNLEVKQGEIHAIMGPNGSGKSTMAYALAGHPKYEVEGGEVWMDNVNLLELAPDERARMGLFLAFQYPTAIPGISMANFLRTAVNAMKGGNGQGMPIAEFRKLLGEKMDLLKIDKSFARRYLNEGFSGGEKKRAEILQMALLEPRFVILDETDSGLDIDALRIVSEGVNALTGPERGFIVITHYQRILNYIKPDFVHVMYNGQIIESGGPDLAEKLEQEGYDNILKERG